atcaacccatggaggtctggatttggagtcacactcaaaattaaagtggaaaaccacactacaggctgatccaactttgatgtaatgtccttaaaacaagtcaaaatgaggctcagtggtgtgtgtggcctccacgtacctgtatgacctccctacaacgcctgggcatgctcctgatgaggtggcggatggtctcctgagggatctcctctcagacctggactaaagcatccgtcAACTCCTGgacgtctgtggtgcaacgtggcgttggtggatggagcgagacatgatgtcccagatgtgctcaattggattcaggtctggggaacgggcgggccagtccatagcatcaatgccttcctcttgcaggaactgctgacacactccagccacatgaggtctagcattgtcttgcattaggaggaacccagggccaaccgcaccagcatatggtctcacaaggggtctgaggatctcatctcggtacctaaggcagtcaggctacctctggcgagccatggagggctgtgcggcccccaaagaaatgccacccacaccatgactgacccaccgccaaacaggtcatgctggaggatgttgcaggcagcagaacgttctccacggcgtctccagactctgtcacgtctgtcacatgtgctcagtgtgaacctgctttcatctgtgaagagcacagggcgccagtggcgaattgcaatcttggtgttctctggcaaatgccaaacgtcctgcacggtgttgggctgtaagcacaaccccacctgtggacgtcgggccctcataccaccctcatggagtctgtttctgaccgtttgagcagacacatgcacattgtggctgctggaggtcattttgcaggcctctggcagtgctcctcctgctccttcttgcacaaaggcggaggtagcggtcctgctgctgtgttgttgccctcctacggcctcctccacgtctcctgatgtactggcctgtctctggtagcacCTCAtggctctggacactacgctgacagacacagcaaaccttcttgccacagctcgcattgatgtgccatcatggatgagctgcactacctgagccacttgtgtgggttgtagactccgtctcatgctaccactagagtgaaagcaccgccagcgttcaaaagtgaccaaaacatcagccaggaagcataggaactgagaagtggtctgtggtcaccacctgcagaaccactcctttattgggggtgtcttgctaattgcctataatttccacctgttgtctattccatttgcacaacagcaRgtgaaatttattgtcaatcagttttgcttcctaagtggacagtttgatttcacagaagtgtgattgacttggagttacattgtgttgtttaagtgttccctttatttttttgagcagtgtatattggcaTTTGTTTGTGATTCAAGTTATTTAGTTGGCCATGATGGCATCTATTGGTTGCCATATAAAGAATATAAGTGGACCTGAATAGAGGCTGTTTATCCAGAGACATCTACTATTGGCTACCCTCCGACGAATGAGAATTCTAAGAACTCCAGAATATAACATTGGACATGAGGGGTTGTGTTCAGAAGGCATGAAATAGGAGTAAAACTTGTGAAACGGAGGCACTAGCCTGTACTCCTTGGTGAACACTTTGAAGATGTTTTCTCCTGTTTGTGCTCTTCGAACACAACCGGTGAAGTGAACATCGTTCAGTTCATCATTCATCCGACCTTGGTCTGCTGGATCTGGCTCTTTGTCTgttcttttcctttctcttcctgCATGCCTCAATGCATTCTGGGATTGATCCATTACAAAGCAAAAATGGCAGAGTCCAATGGATCAATTTATCTGTCTCTCTAACTTCTCTCCTCTGTGTAACTAACCCTCTAGCCtgtccctttctccctctttctctgcttcGGATCAAAGATGCTGTCTCAGTGGAACCCCCCGTGTTCAGCAATGGATCAGTCTGATCCTGATCTCCCTCCCAACCACTGCCAGGTGGACTGTACCAATGAGGTGGCAGAGGGGGGTCAGAGGAACAGGGGTGGTGTCTCTTTGTCCTCCCCAGAGAGCAGCAGCATGAATGGAGATGGCAACCGGAAACGCAGTGGGAAGAGCCGTCGCCGTCGGAAACGCTCCGCTCAACCCGACAACCACCCAGCATTCATTGCCGTGGAGATGCATCCGCCTTCACCACCTGGCCAGGGGGAGAGTAGCCACGCCCCTGTCCTTGACTCCCCCAGCATGGTCCTGCTCGGCATGCGGCCTGAGTGTGAATCTGTGTGGTTTGACCGCGGTGTGTATGAGCAGGCTGAGAGTCTGTATCAGTGCTGGTTGGCACGCTCTGCCAACGGTGCGAAGACACGGCCAAGCAGCTCACCCTCGCTCTCTGCCCTGGCTGCTGACAACCACCCCACCTCGCCTcaaccctcaccctcaccccctGGCCCGAACCACCCAATCACCCCTCCAACCATAGTATCTGAAGAGCATTGTGTTTTTGCAGAGCCCCTGCTGCAGCCAGCAGCCCCAGATTTCCTGGCCCTCCCCGCAAACAGCGCCGCCACACCAGACGAGGGGTACCTGTCCCTTGCCCAGACCCCCCAGGCGGCCTCCCCATTGACCTCGGCCCAGGCCCCTGGCCAGCTGATGAACGGACTGCCCTGTCTCCCCGTGGAGCTGCTGAGGCACGTGTGGCTGCAGAAGCCTCTTTACGACCGGGCCGAGGCAGCCTTCTACCAGAACCTCTACGGCAACAACCGCTCTCATACCTGCAACAACCTGGATGGTGGAACCTCCACCTCACGTACCAACCCTAACGCTCACTCAAACTCCAGGGGTATTGGAGACCACCCACAGAGTCTTATGGAAGAGGAGGAAGTGTTAGAAGAAGCAGCCATGGTCTCACAGGGGAAGGCCGAAGTCTATCACTCTCTGCTCACcattcaggaggaggaggagcctgcTGACGTCACAGATGAGGAAGGTGTGGCCATGTCAGTGGGAGGAGTCTGTTACTTCCTTCATCCGGACAGTGAGAGGGTGTGGCTAGACCGGGGACGCTACGAGGATGCAGAGAGATGTTTCTACGGTTATTACCAGAATGTACCTGTGGAGTCAACAGTAACCAACAGAGAGGAGGGGGCTCTTGGGGAAGAAGATACTGCGGCGTCCGCAATGTCATCGCCAGCATCACCGGTCGCATGCAACGGCCCTCTGAGGGACAAGTATGACCCATTCCAGGAGTCTTGACCTCCACAAACAAAACCAGCTTCATTTGATGATATCCTTTTCATTGctttttgatttctttaacttgttttctgtttttatttgctcATTTGTCACTTTTTTTTTGCTTTACCCTTTTCATTTTTTGACTtgcatgattatttattttactcaATGTTGGTGGTCTTCAGAGATTTATCCcaagggcgcaactttggttttataaGTGGGGGGgcataaataagaatataatgtttctaaacacttctacattgatgtggatgctaccatgattatggatcattctgaataaatcatgaataatgatgagtgagagttATAGaaacacaaatatcatacccccccacaCAAATACTAACCTCCCCTGTCATGGTaatggttagcatgtcttgggggtatgatatattTGTGCATTCTGACatgtcattattcacaattcttTCAGTTTTGGCTGTAATcttggtagcatccacattaatgtagaagtgcttGAAAgcgtttgtttttatttataataaaagtgaatCAAATGACACAAtagattatttaccattcatttctattgggcacaaaatctgaaacacaaccacaacaaacagcaaatgcatccaacaaatttgtagagtcacaagcttgatataGTCATTCAACTCTATGAATGTGGGACCAAATGTGGGGGGGAAACTATGCACAACaagtgttgtaatttctaaacggttccccaaccttccaattaatggcaatgcatttcttagccactatgaatgctaggttacacagtttcttctgataagtCTCCAGtgtcaacatttccaagcaaacaaaaacagggagaatctgtacacatgctgagataaaataacATACTCTTTTCCAGCCATCTCAAGAGCATAATATATtgaaatatgtccccttttgtgttttacacctccagcagaggaatAAAATTTCTGAGTGCCTGGTATTCAGTTACACTGGCATATAGTATGTTTTATGGACGGTCTTAAATGGCTATWAMttatgtctgagattatatgaacatgactgggcatttaaacatatctgtatccattcatcagtactgtctcccaggtcttcctcacatttttgtttaacatgttttgtgtcatcaggaaaagcctctatcaacccttaacacagtttggaaatcaactttagaggtttgtcagactgccttaaaatagtttgTCTTTGCAGCTTcaggcttgtccagtgtttgctgcacataGAGAACAAAGTGTTGCATCTGCAAAAGTTCACCTCAGCGCTgtcagactggtcttccctggttgcctgactctgctgagacccctgtcaccatctgatcctgctaagacatgatgagcatagtgttgtgtactgactgcatCATGACAGTAAAGCCTGTAGAGCTGATTATacagtgtcagtgtgaaaagtagggaattggCTAGGGAAACTGGCAGATGAATAATGTTATTGCTGTACTGACTGTGATTGGAGCAAAAATAAtatctaacgttagccaacttttgACTAGCTGTAATGGTACATCAACAGGTGAAAACAAGCCAAGttcatttacttctgttgaaacaggacaaaacttaggctacaaaacatttccatacacacaacagctgttagatactacagtgccttgcaaaagtattcatcccccttgacgtttttcctgttttgttgcgttacaacctgtaatttaaatggatttttatttggatttcatgtaatggacacacacaaaatagtccaaattggtgaagtgaaagggaaaaaagaacttgtttcaacaaattaaaaacggaaaagtggtgcatgcatatgtattcaccccctttgctatgaagcccctaaataagatctggtgcaaccaattaccttcagaagtcacataattagttagattgcacacaggtggactttaagtgtcacatgatcgcagtgtatatatacacctgttctgaaaggccccagtgtcTGCAAcaacaccaagcaagcggcaccaaggagctctccaaacaggtcagggacaaagttgtgaagaagtacagattagggttgggttataaaaaaatatccaaaactttgaacatcccacagagcaccattaaatccatataaaaaaattgaaagaatatggcatcacaacaaacctgccaagagagggccgcccacccaATCTCACGGAGCAGGCACGGAGGGCattcatcagagaggcaacaaagagaccaaagagctgcaaagctccacagtggaaattggagtatctgtccataggaccaattTAAGCCGTacaaagctgggctttacggaagagtggccagaaaaaaagccattgcttaaataaaaaaaataagcaaaaacatttggtgttcgccaaaaggcatgtgggagactccccaaacatatggaagaaggtactctggtcagatgagactaaaatgtagcttttaggccatcaaggaaaatgctgtgtctggcgcaaacccaacacctatcacactgagaacaccatccccacagtgaagcatggtggtggcagcatcatgctgtggggatgtttttcatcggcaggggctgggaaactggtcagaattgaaggaatgatggatggcgctaaatacagggaaattcttgagggaaacctgtttgtcttccagagatttgagactgggatggaggttcaccttccagcaggacaatgaccctaagcatactgctaaagcaacactcgagtggtttaaggggaaacatttaaatatcttggaatggcctagtcaaagcccagacctcaatccagttgagaatctgtggtatgacttaaagattgctgtacaccagcggaacccatccaacttgaaggagctggagcagttttgccttgaagaatgggcaaaaatcccagtggctagatgtgtcaagcttatagagacataccccaggagatttgcagctgtaattgctgcaaaaaggtgtctctacaaagtattgactttgggtggggggtgaatagttatgcaccgctgtttaaaaaaaaatatatatattttttgttgttatttcttgttggtttcacccccaaaaatatttagcattttcaaagtggtaggcatgttgtgtaaatcaagtgATACAAACCcctaaaaaatctattttaattccaggttgtaaggcaacaaaatagaaaaaatgccagaggggtgaatactttcgcaagccattgTACCTGACAGATGGCTTGTGttgaactggctgtggtagctactagctagcttatGTTAGTTCATTCTCTCCAGACAGATCTTAAGTCAAGATggaatgaaacattagctaacagtacatgtcagttacactactagctcagcactgggaaaacatattttttgtcaaGTCAAACAGCACTTACTTTGCCAGCTACATCAATCAAATAAAGAGTAGCATATTTCTGCTCTGCTTGgttttatcactccagagaaaaagcacagcacacacagacaacagctgcctctgtttGCATGCTCTGTGGTGTCTGCAGAGTCCTACATCCAGCCGTCTGAAACcaccaaacagcctacctgaccgctctgaggcatccgcatggtcctaaagcacaacgATGCTGCTTTTTGTATCACaatccaatgataaaactggggggacaAATATGCAGTACCCAGTGAAAGTCGTGCCCCTAATTTATCTTACTTCTAAGGATTGTCTGTAGTGGGACACAGATGGTTAAAACAGAGGGATACAAACAGTCTAATGGACTCACTGAATTACTAAACATTAgatccctttctcctccctcttctgtccCGCTCTCTTCTCATATctgcttcctctccctctctgtagcaCCATGAGTGCAGCATTAAACTACCTAGCTCAGGAGAAGATCTGGTTTGATAAACCTCACTACGATGAGGCAGAGAGATATTTCTACGAACGCATGAACGGCACCTTACACCCAGCACAAGTaggtcgtttctctctctctctgtgtgtgtgtgtgtgtgtgtgagagagaatcgCCTCTTCCTCACACGTGTCTCcacctctctggtgtgtgtgtgtgtacatcagtgTTTGACCTGGTCCCTGTACTTTACCCTATAGGAGCTGGTGGGAGCCAACAGCATCCTGCAGGACATAGCCCGGGCCAGGGAAAACATCCAGAAGTCTCTAGCAGGAGTGAGTGTAATATAATACACATCTGAGCCTTCACACACCCCATCTCTCCCACTATCTGCTTTAAAGCTGCACTGAAAGTAAGATCATCACctttttaatatacagtactgtgcaaaagttttaggcaggtgtgTAAAAATGTTGgaaagtaagaatgctttcaaaaatagacatgttaatatattatatgtatcaattaactaaatgcaaagtgagtgaacagaagaaacatctcaatgaaatccatatttggtgtgaccaacctttgccttcaaaacagcatcaattcttgtaggtacacttgcacaaagTCAGGGATTTTGTAGGCATAGGTGTAAGATTGAACAATTATACCAAACATGTGCTAATGATCATCAATTAAATATGTAggttgaaacacaatcattaacaGAAACAGCTGTGTTGGAGGAATAAAACTGGGGGAGGACCAGCCAAGCTCAGCTAACAAGGTGAGTTTGCTGAAGACAGTTTACTGTCAAAAGTCATACACCATGGCAAGACAGAGCACAGCAACAAGACACAAGGTAGTTATATTGCATCAGAAAGGTCTCTCCCAGGCAGAAATTtcaaggcagacaggggtttCCAGATGTGCTGTCCAAGCTCTTTTGGAGacgcacaaagaaacgggcaacATTGAGGACCGTATGGCAGCAGGTGCTCTGGACTGATGTCAAAATTTGAAATATATGGCTGTAGCAGAAGGTAGTTTGTTCGCCGAAGGGCTGATAGAGGTACACAAATGAGTGTCTgcaggcaacagtgaagcatggtggaggttctTTGCAAGTTTGGGGAtgcatttctgcaaatggagttgGGGATTTGGTCAGAATTAATGGTCTCCTCAATTCTGAGAAGTACAGGTAGATACTTATCCGTCATGCAATACCATCAGGGAGGCATCTGATTGGCCCCAAATTTATtctgcagcatgacaacgaccccaaacatACAGCGAAAGTCATTAAGAATTATCTTCAGTGTAAAAGGAGTCCTGGAAGTGATAGTACGGCtcccacagagccctgatctcaacatcaccgagtctgtctgggattacatgaagagagaggagcaccCGAGGCTGTTtaaatccacagaagaactgtggttagttctccaagatgtttgggccaacctacctgccgagttccttcaaaaactgtgtgcaagtgtacctagaagaaattatgctgttttgaaggcaaagggtggtcacaccaaatattggTTTGATGTAGATTTTTGTTccgttcactcactttgcattttgttaattgataaatataaactattaatgtctatttttgaaagcattcttactttacagcattttttcactCCTGTCTAAAACGTTTGCATGGTACTGTAGATCATCTTTTGTAGTGTGTTACCTGGTCCAAgaccccacccacacacatgtccaaatgtatgtggacacctgctcgtctaacatctcattccaaaatcatgggcattaatatggagttggtcccgtcTTTGCTGGCTgccaaaacagcctccactcttctgggaaggctttccactagatgttggaacattgctgctgggacttgcttccaaccAACCaccagagcattagtgagtttgggcactgatgttgggcgattagacctggctcgcagtcaacgttccaattcatcccaaaggtgtttgataggtttgaggtcaggactctgtgcaggccagtcaagttcttacatcccaatctcaacaaaccatttctgcatggatctcgctttgtgcatgggggcattgtaatgctgtaacaggaaagtgccttacccaaaatgttgccacaaagttggaagcacagaatcatctagaatgtcattgtatgctgtagcagtAAGGATTCCCTTCACTGCAACAGggcgaaccatgaaaaacaaccccaaccattattcctcctccaccaaaacgttacagttcaaatcaaattgtatttgccacatgcgccgaatacaacaggtgtagactttactgtaaaATTCTTACATATAGcaacttaaccaacaatgcagttcaataaatatgttaagaaaatatttactaaatgaaGTATAAATAAAAACCAACaaagttgcactatgcattgcggaacgtagcgttctcctggcatctgccaaaaccCAGAtacgtccatcagactgccagatgagcgtgattcatcactccagagaatgcgtttccactgctccagagtccaatggcagtgctTTTACCCCActtcagccgacacttggcattgcacatggtgatctttggcttgtgtgctgctgcttggccatggaaacccatttcatgaagctcccaacgaacagttgtttccagaggtagtttgaaactctgtagtgagtgttgcaaccgaggacagacaatttttctAAAGCGGTCCTGTTCAGTGAGCTTGAGTGGCCtatcactttgcggctgagccattgttgctcctagacaattccacttcacaataaaagcacttacacTTAACCGCAGCAgcatctagcagggcagaaatgtgaagaactgacttgttgaaggtggctggcatcctatgacggtgccacgttgaaagtcactgagctcttcagtaaggccattctactgctaatatttgtctatggagattgcatggctgtgctctattttatacacctgtcacccaacgggtttggctgaaataagccatatatatatatatatacactgctcaaaaaaataaagggaaacacttaaacaacacaatgtaactccaagtcaatcacacttctgtgaaatcaaactgtccacttaggaagcaacactgattgacaataaat
This window of the Salvelinus sp. IW2-2015 linkage group LG16, ASM291031v2, whole genome shotgun sequence genome carries:
- the LOC111975555 gene encoding uncharacterized protein isoform X1 gives rise to the protein MLSQWNPPCSAMDQSDPDLPPNHCQVDCTNEVAEGGQRNRGGVSLSSPESSSMNGDGNRKRSGKSRRRRKRSAQPDNHPAFIAVEMHPPSPPGQGESSHAPVLDSPSMVLLGMRPECESVWFDRGVYEQAESLYQCWLARSANGAKTRPSSSPSLSALAADNHPTSPQPSPSPPGPNHPITPPTIVSEEHCVFAEPLLQPAAPDFLALPANSAATPDEGYLSLAQTPQAASPLTSAQAPGQLMNGLPCLPVELLRHVWLQKPLYDRAEAAFYQNLYGNNRSHTCNNLDGGTSTSRTNPNAHSNSRGIGDHPQSLMEEEEVLEEAAMVSQGKAEVYHSLLTIQEEEEPADVTDEEGVAMSVGGVCYFLHPDSERVWLDRGRYEDAERCFYGYYQNVPVESTVTNREEGALGEEDTAASAMSSPASPVACNGPLRDNTMSAALNYLAQEKIWFDKPHYDEAERYFYERMNGTLHPAQELVGANSILQDIARARENIQKSLAGSAANGTGDQGELVTQIKILELENHSLHQVVEDLRSALSKLECRVSVLEKFPSPAPVPAAPCTNATSVQQKTTSAPVEEEEDDDDDMDLFGSDDEEDAEAERIKEQRLKEYTEKKAKKPILIAKSSILLDVKPWDDETDMAKLEECVRSVVADGLLWGQSKLVPVGYGIRKLQIQCVVEDNKVGTDLLEEEITKFEDYVQSVDVAAFNKI